A portion of the Bubalus kerabau isolate K-KA32 ecotype Philippines breed swamp buffalo chromosome 1, PCC_UOA_SB_1v2, whole genome shotgun sequence genome contains these proteins:
- the LOC129651520 gene encoding myosin regulatory light polypeptide 9-like — MSSKRAKTKTTKKRPQRATSNVFAMFDQSQIQEFKEAFIMIDQNRDGFIDKEDLHDMLASLGKNPTDEYLDAMMNKAPGPINFTMFLTMFGEKLNGTDPEDVIRNAFACFDEEATGTIQEDYLRELLTTMGDQFTDEEVDELYREAPIDKKGNFNYIEFTCILKHGAKDKDD, encoded by the coding sequence ATGTCGAGCAAAAGAGCAAAGACCAAGACCACCAAGAAGCGCCCCCAGCGCGCGACCTCCAACGTGTTCGCCATGTTTGACCAGTCCCAGATTCAGGAGTTCAAGGAGGCCTTTATCATGATCGACCAGAACAGGGATGGGTTCATCGACAAGGAAGACTTGCATGACATGCTTGCTTCCCTGGGAAAAAATCCAACTGATGAGTATCTGGATGCCATGATGAACAAGGCTCCAGGTCCCATAAATTTTACCATGTTTCTCACAATGTTTGGTGAAAAGTTAAATGGCACAGATCCAGAAGATGTCATCAGAAATGCTTTTGCTTGCTTTGATGAAGAAGCAACTGGCACCATTCAGGAGGATTACCTGAGAGAACTGCTGACCACAATGGGAgaccaatttacagatgaggaagtggaCGAGCTGTACAGAGAAGCACCTATTGATAAAAAGGGGAATTTCAATTACATCGAGTTCACATGCATCCTTAAGCATGGAGCGAAAGACAAAGACGACTAA